The Anopheles merus strain MAF chromosome 2L, AmerM5.1, whole genome shotgun sequence genome has a segment encoding these proteins:
- the LOC121592706 gene encoding arf-GAP with dual PH domain-containing protein 1-like isoform X1, translating into MADQNEKILHRLLQQDGNSICADCDSKNLEWASYNIGIFLCTRCCAVHRSMGAHISKVKHLKLDKWEDSQIQRMIDVGNKSARLKYENRVPACYRRPKENDPQILIEQWIRAKYERLEFCMIERPSYTSGRMEGFLMKRGKEDSRYQPRKFVLSGLHDTLRYYVKEKREPKAILRISELNVVYAPSKIGNPNSLQLTFMKEGTTRHIYVYHDDPEVINNWYMAIRCAKLHRLQIAYPSASESDLVDLLTHDFTREGWLLKTGPRATDSYKRRWFTLDDRKLMYHDDQLDAHPKGEIFLGNQLDGYSVRIGAPPGAKDQGYSFTLFTPERVYNMSSHSEQDRDEWIAAIQNVLERPLSPQDNSISARLIRKRGGTNPKNIFTGR; encoded by the exons ATGGCTGACCAGAACGAGAAAATTCTTCATCGCCTGCTGCAACAGGACGGGAACAGCATTTGTGCGGATTGTGATTCGAAAA ATCTAGAATGGGCCTCATACAACATCGGCATCTTCCTGTGCACCCGGTGCTGTGCGGTCCATCGCAGCATGGGTGCGCACATATCGAAAGTGAAGCATCTCAAGCTGGACAAATGGGAGGACAGCCAGATCCAGCGCATGATCGATGTGGGCAATAAGTCGGCCAGACTGAAGTACGAGAACCGGGTGCCGGCTTGCTATCGGAGACCGAAAGAAAACGATCCACA GATACTGATCGAGCAATGGATAAGGGCAAAGTACGAGCGGCTAGAATTCTGCATGATCGAACGCCCCAGCTACACGTCCGGCCGGATGGAAGGGTTCCTGATGAAGCGCGGCAAGGAGGACAGCCGCTACCAGCCCCGCAAGTTCGTGCTGTCCGGCCTGCACGACACGCTGCGGTACTACGTGAAGGAAAAGCGCGAACCAAAGGCCATACTGCGAATATCGGAGCTGAACGTGGTGTACGCACCGTCGAAAATCGGCAATCCCAACTCGCTGCAGCTCACGTTCATGAAGGAGGGTACCACGCGGCACATCTACGTGTACCACGACGATCCGGAGGTGATCAACAACTGGTACATGGCGATACGGTGCGCCAAGCTGCACCGGTTGCAGATCGCGTACCCGAGCGCCTCCGAGAGCGATCTGGTCGATCTGCTGACGCACGATTTCACGCGCGAGGGCTGGCTGCTGAAGACGGGGCCGCGGGCGACCGACAGCTACAAGCGGCGCTGGTTCACGCTCGACGATCGCAAGCTCATGTACCACGACGATCAGCTCGATGCGCACCCGAAGGGGGAAATCTTTCTCGGCAACCAGCTGGACGGGTACAGCGTCCGGATAGGGGCGCCGCCCGGTGCCAAAGATCAGGGCTACAGTTTTACGCTCTTCACGCCCGAGCGGGTGTACAACATGTCGTCGCACAGCGAGCAGGACCGGGACGAATGGATCGCGGCGATACAGAACGTGCTGGAGCGGCCGCTCAGCCCGCAGGACAATTCAA TTTCGGCCCGACTAATACGCAAGCGCGGCGGAACCAACCCAAAGAATATCTTTACGGGTAGGTAA
- the LOC121592706 gene encoding arf-GAP with dual PH domain-containing protein 1-like isoform X2, whose translation MIYECETSATEDLEWASYNIGIFLCTRCCAVHRSMGAHISKVKHLKLDKWEDSQIQRMIDVGNKSARLKYENRVPACYRRPKENDPQILIEQWIRAKYERLEFCMIERPSYTSGRMEGFLMKRGKEDSRYQPRKFVLSGLHDTLRYYVKEKREPKAILRISELNVVYAPSKIGNPNSLQLTFMKEGTTRHIYVYHDDPEVINNWYMAIRCAKLHRLQIAYPSASESDLVDLLTHDFTREGWLLKTGPRATDSYKRRWFTLDDRKLMYHDDQLDAHPKGEIFLGNQLDGYSVRIGAPPGAKDQGYSFTLFTPERVYNMSSHSEQDRDEWIAAIQNVLERPLSPQDNSISARLIRKRGGTNPKNIFTGR comes from the exons ATGATTTATGAGTGCGAGACATCGGCAACAGAGG ATCTAGAATGGGCCTCATACAACATCGGCATCTTCCTGTGCACCCGGTGCTGTGCGGTCCATCGCAGCATGGGTGCGCACATATCGAAAGTGAAGCATCTCAAGCTGGACAAATGGGAGGACAGCCAGATCCAGCGCATGATCGATGTGGGCAATAAGTCGGCCAGACTGAAGTACGAGAACCGGGTGCCGGCTTGCTATCGGAGACCGAAAGAAAACGATCCACA GATACTGATCGAGCAATGGATAAGGGCAAAGTACGAGCGGCTAGAATTCTGCATGATCGAACGCCCCAGCTACACGTCCGGCCGGATGGAAGGGTTCCTGATGAAGCGCGGCAAGGAGGACAGCCGCTACCAGCCCCGCAAGTTCGTGCTGTCCGGCCTGCACGACACGCTGCGGTACTACGTGAAGGAAAAGCGCGAACCAAAGGCCATACTGCGAATATCGGAGCTGAACGTGGTGTACGCACCGTCGAAAATCGGCAATCCCAACTCGCTGCAGCTCACGTTCATGAAGGAGGGTACCACGCGGCACATCTACGTGTACCACGACGATCCGGAGGTGATCAACAACTGGTACATGGCGATACGGTGCGCCAAGCTGCACCGGTTGCAGATCGCGTACCCGAGCGCCTCCGAGAGCGATCTGGTCGATCTGCTGACGCACGATTTCACGCGCGAGGGCTGGCTGCTGAAGACGGGGCCGCGGGCGACCGACAGCTACAAGCGGCGCTGGTTCACGCTCGACGATCGCAAGCTCATGTACCACGACGATCAGCTCGATGCGCACCCGAAGGGGGAAATCTTTCTCGGCAACCAGCTGGACGGGTACAGCGTCCGGATAGGGGCGCCGCCCGGTGCCAAAGATCAGGGCTACAGTTTTACGCTCTTCACGCCCGAGCGGGTGTACAACATGTCGTCGCACAGCGAGCAGGACCGGGACGAATGGATCGCGGCGATACAGAACGTGCTGGAGCGGCCGCTCAGCCCGCAGGACAATTCAA TTTCGGCCCGACTAATACGCAAGCGCGGCGGAACCAACCCAAAGAATATCTTTACGGGTAGGTAA